AAGAATTCATCTAATGTTGCTTGTGAGCGCCAGTTTGATGCTACTCTAGCGACATCTCTGACCACAACAGCAGAACAAGCTGGAGACATAGATTCAAAATCATCACGATTTATTCCATAATTTCCAATTGTTGGATAAGTGAATAATAATATTTGCCCTTTAAAACTTGGATCCGTCATCATCTCTTGGTATCCACTCATTCCTGTTGTAAATACTAACTCACCAGTAGCAGAATTTGGCGCACCAAATCCTTCTCCTTCATAACACGTTCCATCTTCTAAGATTAACAATCGCTTCATTTACTTACGCCTCCTTTTTATTCCAAACCAATTTCCCTTTTACAAAGGTATATAATGTGTCTCCAACAACTTTTTCTCCACTAAATGGCGTATTATGTGATTTTGAAACAAACTCTTCAGGTATGACCACTTCTTCATCTAAGTCAAAGATGGCAATATCCGCATCTGCCCCAATATTTAATGAGCCTGTTTCTAAATTAAATAGTTTTGATGGTGCTTCTGTCATCCAATACACAACTTGCTCTAGTGTAAAACGATTTGTTTTAACAAAGTGCGTGTACATTAAAGCAAAGGCTGTTTCACTTCCCACGATTCCAAATGGTGAGTCAATCATGCTTTGATTTTTTTCTTCGTGTCCATGTGGTGCATGGTCTGTAGCGATACAATCAATCGTTCCATCCAGTAATCCATCGATTAATGCTTGTTGATCATCAGTCGCTCTTAGTGGCGGATTCATTTTAAAGTAACCATGATCATGTGTGATATCACAATCTGTCATGATTAAATGATGCGGACACACTTCACACGTCACATGAATACCATGTTTTTTCGCTTGTCTGATGACTTCAACACTTTCTTTGGTTGAAACATGACAAACATGATAATGAACACCTGTTTCTTTTGCTAATAACACGTCCCTAGCAATTTGTGATGATTCAGTCGCACTCATAATACCAGGTAAGCCTAACTCTTTTGATTTCTCACCTAAATGCATCACGCCACCAAATAATAAACTCTCATCTTCAGTGTGGGCCACAATCGCCATATCAAGTGCTGCTGCTTCTTTCATTGCTTCATACATGACTCCAGCAGTTTGCACACCCACACCATCATTTGTAAAAGCAAATGCACCAGCTTTTTTTAATCCAGCAAAGTCAACTAACTTTTCTGTGTTTAATTCTTTTGTAATAGGTGCATATTGTAAGATGTTTACCATGCTATCTTTTTCAATACGTTGATACATGTCTGTCAAACGCTCTGGTGTATCTGGCACTGGATTAAGGTTTGGCATGGCACACACTGTGGTGAACCCACCTTTAGCCGCTGAACGACTACCTGTTTCGATTGTTTCTTTGTATTCAAATCCA
This genomic stretch from Vagococcus sp. CY52-2 harbors:
- a CDS encoding dihydroorotase → MKTLIKNGRVVTSRNQLIPVDIWIEEGKIKGIGQFTETAESFEQVIDAKNGLITPGLVDVHVHFREPGFEYKETIETGSRSAAKGGFTTVCAMPNLNPVPDTPERLTDMYQRIEKDSMVNILQYAPITKELNTEKLVDFAGLKKAGAFAFTNDGVGVQTAGVMYEAMKEAAALDMAIVAHTEDESLLFGGVMHLGEKSKELGLPGIMSATESSQIARDVLLAKETGVHYHVCHVSTKESVEVIRQAKKHGIHVTCEVCPHHLIMTDCDITHDHGYFKMNPPLRATDDQQALIDGLLDGTIDCIATDHAPHGHEEKNQSMIDSPFGIVGSETAFALMYTHFVKTNRFTLEQVVYWMTEAPSKLFNLETGSLNIGADADIAIFDLDEEVVIPEEFVSKSHNTPFSGEKVVGDTLYTFVKGKLVWNKKEA